The DNA window GAAACTTTACGGAATGGCTCAATGCACAAGGGATCTCTCTAGTGCTAATTGTAAGAAGTGTCTTGATGGTGCTATAAGTGAGCTTCAAGGTTTTGCTGGTGGAAAAGAAGGGGGTAGGGTTACTGGTGGGAGTTGTACGGTTAGATATGAGATTTATCCATTTGTTAAAGCTTAAGCTCTTGTGCTGTTCTAAGGGTTTAATGATCAATATGAAAGAAATACTATAGAAATAAGTGTTCTAGCTAACTAGCTAAGAATACATGAAATTTAATCTTGAATAATTCAagtgtttgtttgattttaagtCTTAATAAAGTTCTCTTGTATTGTTTGATTAATTCACTTCATAcctttgaacattttttttttaagattttaaaatcacAGTTgctaatttatattatttttaaatctaactTAAGGGTTAACTTTCATTCTTTCATCtcgatttattatttaatttaaatttaaaattaaatcatatctCGACATATTCTTGTTAATTGaacatattcaaaaaaaaaaaataacaagtgaACTTCATCCTAATTAATCCATAAAATCGGTGAATAGAGTTATGGACTCCGCTAGATacaattaatcttttaattttgctctataattaaaagtacaaaattaaattatcatcaaTCCAATaagacataattaaaaaaaaacttaatatttacttatgtaattgaaaaaaaaataaagataaaaaaacaaaaaaaacctaaatgacaaataataataataataataaaaaagtcacCAGCCTATTTGCAATAAAACCCAGGCGCATGggctaaaataagataaaaaagaaaaaaaccaattggaCCCGATACAAAAAGATGTAGACATGTGGGCTTAAATAGCCCAGATCAGTTAGGTCTGTTTCAAGCCTGGGCCATTTTTCTTGCCTTTTGTGTCGTACACTcctatttcttaattttgttggtatttttttaaaaaatattaggtcCATTTTATTAGAAAGttataaaaagttttgaaatttctgATAAAAACACTAATGAAATCTTCCATcagaatattttgttgatgtttttatcAGAAATGATTGCTCACATTTCGACAATATAGGCGATAGAAAATTTCTGACTAAATATTCTATTAACAATTAAGGAGCATTTCCAATGGAATATGTAATAGAATATATTTTGTTGACAAATAAAGTTAGAAAAttaagcatatattttttttaatgatgttgttttgaatattttttttttaaaaaaacagttagatgtcatttttttaatcacacgTTAACTCACTGTATCAACCAGTTTTTACTATGCTTAATTTTGGAAAGAAACCTAGCCTAGTTCAGGTATCCAGTTAGCGAGTCAACCCTCAAAGCTAGGATTCAGAGCACTGCACTACCACTTGCACTACTTGCACATTTATTTGGCACTTTGCACTTCATGGTTGATACAGTGCATAACACTGATTTATTACCTTACTATGAACATTTTACCAATTCTCGACAAAGAAGTAAAGCTTGTATATCTAATTCTGAAAGGTATAATTTAACTAGTtaagttttagaattttttttaaaagttatcaaTTCGACTCTTATAAATCTCAGGGTCACTTAaaacttatatgatcgttaatttcaggatccgTGAAATTAGTTAAGATATGCACAAGATGGTTCgaatatccatattaataaaaaaaaaagtaaaactcaTATCTAACCCTTTATACTTTGATTATTCTCCATGTCACCCTTGTACTATTCTTATTTCTTAATCAAATTATCAATCCAAATAACATTGTACATCAAAAAACAATAGTAATTGATGGcgttaattttgatgaaaacaacatcattgactcaagttaaattgttaaaaaaaaaaaatgcataaagatGTGTGAAATCAAGTTCAACATCCTTAAATTCAAAGTGAAGAGTTAATGTAGTCTTATTCCTTAATATTTAGGCCTACCAGCACATATCAAGTCATTGAGCTATCttcatactaattttttttattaatataaatatttggatCAATTTGTGCGTACGTTGATTAATTCTacaggctctgaagttaacaaccatttAAATCTCCAGTGATCCTGAAGTTTATAAAACTTCaactagtaatttttaaaaaataaattcagaatcTAACCAATTAAATTACATTTCTCATTATTATCTTCAAACTATTTGATTGTGCCGGCATCTATCCGATCGGTCCAAGCAGGATGGTTGGACACATGAATTGTGCTTATATAAGACCGTgggcaattttaaaataattaagtaccAACTATTAAGCGATGATCCACATAATTAGTGATAATTCATGCATGCAAAAACAATAAGATTGGACCTGCTCTGTCAGAAACTGCGGCCAGCATAGTTATTGACCAGCCATAATAAGTTGGCAGCTGCCGCCATTATCATGTGGCAGTGGGTTTTAGCTAGAATTTACAATACAAGGAGCTGAAAAGTAACCAGTTGATTTCCACTGCCCAAGTCTTTAAGTCAGTCTTCTAGACGAAGGTTGAATCAACCCCTTAACCTCACCGAAGTCAATGCTTCTTTTGCTTTATATATCCCAGTATTATCCCAAGTTTAATCCCATCAATCAGTTCTAGCAACCATGTCTTTCTCCAACTTCGCCTCCTTTCTATGTCTCTTAGCCTTTTCTCTCCTTGTCCACACTGGTTTTGGAGCTGACCCACTTTTCCATTTCTGTTCAACTCCTGAGAACTTCACTGCCAATGGCCCATATGAATCCAACCTAAACAAGCTTACTAGTTTCCTCTACTATCAAGCCCCTCGTACAGGTTTTGGTATGGGTTCAAAAGGCCAGAAACCGGTCCAAGCATATGGGCTCGCTCTCTGTAGAGGTGACGCCTCAACCTCAGATTGCAAGACCTGTGTTGTTGAGGCAGGCAGTGAGATTCGAAAGCGCTGTCCATACAATAAAGCGGCCATCATTTGGTATGATAACTGTCTTTTGAAGTACTCAAACAAAGGATTCTTTGGCCAAATTGATAATGGAAACAAGTTCTATATGTGGAACGTGAATGCTGTAAGTGAGCCAGTTCCATTCAATGAAAAGACCAAAGAGCTTTTGACCCAGCTTGCCAATAAAGCTAAAGCAACCCCCAAGTTGTACGCAACAGGAGGGATGGAGCTAGGAGAATCAACCAAGCTATATGGCTTGGTCCAGTGCACTCGGGATCTTTCTAGTGCTGTTTGTAAGAAATGCCTCGATGGTATAATCGGTGAACTTCCAAGCTGCTGTGACGGGAAAGAAGGTGGCAGAGTTGTCAGTGGGAGTTGCAATTTCAGATATGAAATATACCCTTTTGTCAATGCTTAATCACTTGGAGAATGTTGACGGACACTATAAGGGAATGAAACCCTTATTTTATGTGTTCGCACTTTCAtgtattattgaataaaaagttctattattaaataaaaagttttctgTGTGGTTTTATGATCCCATGAGTTTCTCCCATTAGTTAATGTTACGATTGACAGAAGAGGAATCCATTCTTTTGACTAGCATGATCACAGGATATACAGCCACGAGATGGTATCAACTGATGTTCATCAAATTAAAGTGGAATTAGTCTAATTTTTTGAAGTAGTTTCTAATGAAAGTTATTATAAAAGAagaattttaatctaaaaatttaaattattaaatgtgattttaaaatataatttatattattctccaatacattttcttaaataaaaactctttCATCTTGAAATTTACACAGACTTacgttattttatgtttaatttttattaaataaataaagatagtgAAATTCGAACTCGTAATTGCTTGGTCATTGAggttctgatatcatgtcaaaaaattatttcaatctagaattttaggttttaaaatataatttatattatttttcaacaatatcgacaagttgttttttttttaaaaaaaaatttgagacaAAAAATATGGCATAATTAGACAATTAAAAATACAGATTGTAATGAGTTTAAagttcaaaaatgcttttataaaataagagcAACAACATCTCGTTTTCAAACGTCAACTCTATCTATTTGACATTAATTAGTCTTAGAAGAATGTtaatataaaagagagagatccTCATATCCCCACAAACAGCAACAAACAGCTCCTAGCAGGCTTTTGCAGTGATAGCTTTTCCTCCTTCATACATCCCAAGCATCAATGCGTTCATACATAAATGACTTGTAAGTTCTGGGGATAAAGTGGCTACACCATGGAAGTTGCTACAGTAAAGTAAACCTCCCTCTCAGCTGCCATAGATCCAGATCCACCTTCACCAGCAGCGGATCCAGCATCTCTAACTGGCTCCCAACACAATTGGCTGAAGCAAGACAGAAAAGGCTAGCAATAAACTTAAGGAAAGGAGGAAAGATTTTAAAGGACACCCTACACTAAGATCCAGCGGCAAGGAGCTCTAGCAacgcagcagcagcaacagatCCAGATCCACCTCAACCAGCAACGGATCCAGCATCTCCAACTGGTCAGGCAGTGGCAGTGATGGCTCCAGCAGTGGCGGCTCCAGCACTGGCGGTGGATCCAGAAGCGTGACCACTTGTCTCAGCAGCAATGAGGAGCATCTCGTGCTGCAGCACCACCACCAGCAACTGccttggttttggtttggaaTCTAACTTGCTTTAGCTTGAAGATCTTCGTCAGTTTTTGCTCTTGATTTTGGTTTGTGGTAATTAGATTCACATTTTGAAAAGAGCCGCCGCCCACTACAAACATAAGCCTCCCCTTCTCAACACCTCTCCCTCCTCTCATCAGTCAAAGTTTTCCCCTCCCTCAACCGACAGATCTCACTCTCCCTTCCCTGACCAAAACTAGAGAAATAAAACCAGCCGCTCCCCACAAGATCTTCcccctctcttcctctgttttttctaaACAAACCTCAGCCCATCACTCCCCGCTAACTCAGTCGACCCACCACCACTTTCTCTGTATTCACAAGAATGATGGGAATACAGCTCTGCTAGCTACTGCTGGGAAACTTAGTTCCCTGTTTTGGTAATGTTTGATTTCCACAAATAGAGAAGTAAAGGTGTTACCTGCAAACATGCTCCCATCCAAAAACCCTTCGCTCACCACTGCAAACCAGACTCTTACAACTCTACATACTCTAAACACTCTAGCCTCTCAAATACTGGTCAACACAACTTCCAAGTTCACAGATCCTTACCCtctccctccccctccccctcctcctcctAAACACCCACAACAACCTTCCATCCCCCCTGTTACACTAAGCCTCCCGACAACTGTGCACCAAACCAGAAACGTCCAGAACAACAATCCTCCTTCTAACACAACCTTCCCAGTCTTTGCCCCTTCTAAGTTCTTTTTTGAACGTTTCCCATCATGGTTAGATTATCATGACCTCAAAAGGAGGCTTTCAAAGATTAGTCATGTTACCAATCTTTttgtttccaggaaaaaaacatCACGAGGGAGACGGTTTGGCTTTGTTTCCTTCCTCTCCACTTTAAAAGAATCTGAAATTTGTGACAGTTTGAACCTTATCTGGTTCGATTCATACAAAATTCGTGCAAACCCAGTCAGATTTCAAAAAGATCCAGAAAGGAAAAAACCAGACCTTGTTATAAAACCACAACCAAAAGCCATGCCTAAACTCACCTTCAGGGACTCCCGGACATTTGTTGAAGCTCTCTCTGACACAATGCACCCAAAGAAGACGGTGTACTATGAGTCTATCCTTGATGACAAGGAATGGCTTCTGAGAAGTTTAGTGGGATCCATAAACACAAACGTGGACTATGCTCACCTTGAGCATATggttctaaaaaatattaggcAGACAGTGGGCTTCCGTTTTCTGGGAGCAAGCCAAGCAGTCATTACCTTTTCAAATCGAGAATCTATGGAGAAAGAGCTGGTTAATGGATCCTCTGTTTTGAAAACATCATTCTCTCATCTGAAACCATGGAAAAAGGGAGCTAAAGCTACAGATAGATTTGTGTGGGTGTCTATACTGGGATTACCTTTGATAGGATGGAACCGCAGATGTATTGAATCCATTATTGAGAAAGCAGGGAAGATGGTTGGATACGACATCACCAGCGTGAGCCAAGGATCGCTCACGGGAGTAAAAGTGTTGCTGAGCACAACTTCCTTTGAAACTCTAAATGAGcatgttttattggttttagaTGGCGACGAATTTGATATCTCAATCATGGAAATGAAACCGGATTTTTGTCCCCTACTGTCTACAATCAAACATTCAATGGATATTACTGCAACATTAGATGAAGAGTCATGCAGCGACTTTGCCACTTCAGATGAGGTCACGGCAGCGGGCTTAAAGACTACTGACCCTGGCGGTGACCTTTGTGCAACGAACACTACTATAACAGAGCAACAAAAGACGGATATGGATAGTgatttctctctcatcttttgTCAGGGGCACACTGGGCCAACAAACAACTGGGATCAAACTGACACAATTTCAAAAAACGCATGCCTTTTCCCTGAAACAGATGAAACACATAACCTCCAGACGACAGATCAACAAATACACAATGATACATATCAGCCACCCCCTACAATGTCACACGATAACAGATTACAGGAAAACATGCAAGAGGCAACCGACAGTGACAGCAGCACAGATGTCTCAGTACAATCAGTTACAGGAGTGGGCACTGGAAAAAAAGGCATCACAGGCCAAGTGAAAGGAACAAGGCTATGTAACACTTCTTCATCCCAGGATTTAAGGTCCTCCTCCAAATCAGCAAGAACCTTGAATTTAGATCAGAATCAATTGCGGAACTCCTACTCGGATTTCATACGTGATCTGGCGGAACCTCAAGAAGTGGTGGATATGGAacgaaaggaaagaaaaaggaagaagcttAGACCAATCAGAAGAATTGGCCCtaaatatacatgcataaaaaggaagaaagtgaagaaaaacaGACATGCTTTGGCTAACAGAGGCTTAACAGATGTTGCTCCTGACTCCTACAGAAACAAATATCTAAAAGATAATAGCTCATCCCCTGCTATTAAGTCATCTTCTGATAAACATGCAGATATTACCCCAAATCATGCCTCCATGGATACAGAGACCAGTGATGCACATACTATTCTACCAAGCCCTTTGAACTCTCAGTGCAGCCAGCAGGCCTCCTCAGAATCGATCAAAGAAAACAACAGGAATGCTAGAGGCAAAACAAGGAAACTGAAAGTGTTGCAAGCTAGCGGTAGTGTAGCCAACACTACCGAGAAAGGTGTCTCCTTTGATTCCCTCAATTCAGGAATTAAGCAAGGAAATGTTCGGTTTGAAGCAGCCTACAAGGATAATCAGGCTGATGGTTTTGATAGAGACAAGGAGACTCGGGAAATGTTACATGATGCAGCGGCTCTGGGATTGGGAATCTACCAAGATCTTATAGGGTATGAAGAGGGAGTTCGGGGGAACATTGATAGAGAAGTAGACGAGTGGACATCAATCAATCAACTGTAAGTCCCTCACCCTACTAAGTTTGATCAGGCTTGGTCTTGCTATATCTATGAATATCTTTGCTTGGAACAGTTGTGGGTTGGGTATGTTGAACAAACGATATTCCATCCGGAATAGGTTGCTCAACAGTAATGTTGGCATCTGCTTtctattagaaacaaaaaaagataactGCTGCGATTCCTTCATCAGAAATCTGTGGAATGTTGTAACTGTTAAATGGGCTTTTCTAGAGTCTGTTGGCAAATCAGGAGGGATCATAGTTATGTGGGATAGCTCTATCTTTGAGGTTAATTCCATAGAATTTGGGGGCCAATGGATCAGCCTAAGCGGCAAACATGTTAATTCTTCCTTTAACTGCATGGTAGTTGGTGTATATGCTGCTTCTTCTGTGCAAGACCGTGCTAAGCTGTGGGAAGACATCACCACTCTGAAGTTTGCCTTTGATTTACCAATGGTTGTGATAGGTGATTTCAATGAAACTCTTCATGCTCATGAGAGAAGTAGCGGCTATATTAATCATTCAGGGTCAGCTGCTCTTCGTAAATTCCTATCCGATTGTGCTCTGATTGAATTCAAACTGCAGGGCAGCCGTTTCACTTGGTTTAGGGGGGGTTCCATGAGCTGTATCGATAGGGCCTTTGCATCTCCAGAGTTCCACCTTTAATTTCCATTCTTATCACTCAGCCGCTACCCTAGGGGGATGTCTGATCACTGTCAATTGCTTCTTCAGACACCAAAGGTTGATTGGGGATGGAAGCCTTTCCGCTTCCTTAACTGTTGGTTGTCTCACCCTTCATTCTTAGCTGATTTTCAGATCCTCTAGTCTGATAGCTGCAAGGAATTTCCAGGGGACTATAGATTGGTAAAGAAACTAGGAACTTTGGGGAAAAAACTGAGACAATGGAACAAATCCACTTTCggtaatcaaaatacaaaacttgAAGACATTCAGAACTCCATCACAACCATCGAAGATTTAAGCGAGGTTTGCCTCTTGTCTGAGACTGAAAAATCAAAGCTTAAGAATCTGAACTCCGAGCTTTGGGAGGTCAGCAGGAAGATTGAGGATATTTGGAGACAGAAATCCCGCCAAAATTGGTGCAAAATGGGGGATAAAAACACTCGTTTCTTCCACCTTTCGGCAAGTTTGAGGAATGGCCGCAACCAAATCAGCACGATTGAACTGAATGATAGATTTCTAGTCTCTCCAAATGACATCAAAGAGGGTGTTGTCAACTACTTCTCATCTCTGTTTACCAAGCCACAATGCGAAAGAATGGAAATGGGGGGCTCGGGATTCTCTAAAATCTCAGAAGCAAGATCAGTTTGGTTAGAAAGATTACCTTCATTGGAGGAAGTGAAGCAAGCTGTATGGGATTGTGACGGTTCAAAAGCCCCCGGTCCTGATGGGTTCACCTTCTCCTTCTATAAAAAGACATGGAATCTTATCAGCTCCGACATCTTTATGATGGTCAAAGAATTTTTCAGAACAGGTAAATTACCAAAGGGGATTGGCTCATCCTTTGTAACGTTGATTCCGAAGACTAAGGGGTCGTGCAGATTCTCCCAATTCCGGCCGATTAGTTTGATTCATGGGTTGTATAAAATAGTGGCAAAACTATTGTCCACTAGGCTCAGAAGTGTCTTGCCAGATGTGATAAGTGTAAACCAGTCTGCTTTCATTGCGGGGCGTCAGATTCTAGATGGGTTCATGATAGCAAACGAGGTTGTCCATACTATTCGCAGCAGGAAGGACCACGGGTTTTTGCTAAAGGTAGATTTTCATAAAGCCTTCGACTCGATATTGTGGGAGCATATCGATTCTACCATGGATTATATGGGTTTCGGCTCTCACTGGAGGAATCTGATTTCTGAATGTTTGTCCACATCTAAATTGGCCATCCTCATAAACGGCTCTCCTAGCAGCGAATTCAGTGTGGAGAGGGGTCTCAGGCAAGGGGACCCCCTCTCTCCTTTCCTATTTGACATAGCAGTTCAGGGGCTATCGGTTTTATTCAACAGGGCATCTGATTCGGGTTACTTCAAAAGCTTGCAGACATTTCCAGGGCACCACATAACCCATTTGCAATATGCAGATgacactttgattttcttgccaAATGATTATTCCTCTCTTCTGCATGCCAAGAGGATCCTCCGCTGG is part of the Populus trichocarpa isolate Nisqually-1 chromosome 7, P.trichocarpa_v4.1, whole genome shotgun sequence genome and encodes:
- the LOC18100867 gene encoding cysteine-rich repeat secretory protein 38, which encodes MSFSNFASFLCLLAFSLLVHTGFGADPLFHFCSTPENFTANGPYESNLNKLTSFLYYQAPRTGFGMGSKGQKPVQAYGLALCRGDASTSDCKTCVVEAGSEIRKRCPYNKAAIIWYDNCLLKYSNKGFFGQIDNGNKFYMWNVNAVSEPVPFNEKTKELLTQLANKAKATPKLYATGGMELGESTKLYGLVQCTRDLSSAVCKKCLDGIIGELPSCCDGKEGGRVVSGSCNFRYEIYPFVNA